One stretch of Eupeodes corollae chromosome 2, idEupCoro1.1, whole genome shotgun sequence DNA includes these proteins:
- the LOC129944738 gene encoding uncharacterized protein LOC129944738, with protein sequence MQTIYIESDKIWLAPEFKVNVSCLGRAILKNLSESDPKRTFEINHDTGTRLTVEDVRYQTITVAQNLLGLGVEKGDTIVLYSKSNERITPITFACYTIGAPVNFFETNLDHDAIIYNLGILDPTVIIYEVEYMPQLFTALKFLKLANLKHILSIDSFETASVDEVLFQPTSTVNIKSFQPPDLGDPQNVPAAYMFTAGSTGMPRIIQLSHAMLIQGLYNSWQVDSESIIFCFSDCRWICQVLLMMQPAFFGAQWIYSSRPDYDQRSKDGKDIIAKYKVTHYIDVPKGFLSVLQATEFSSDPSCLSSLRSALIGGETVLKSLLDYSAKIVPSCKVINGYRMTEMAGVVVSNELVNIKPDGDGLQGGALKNGLMAKIVDDDEKSLGPNQMGRLCLKSIFPFLGYLKDEKANKEIFLKGGWFDTGDFSYMDSSNLLNIVTRYENLVRSSGIIVIPNDVENVINSHPNVLTSALVGHPNLKNSKEELGTVFVVLKRNFFPNSIEEELRELIKEKLTKEQLQIVKYFKVIPEMPLTNCGKTDRWALKVLANEESRMLC encoded by the exons ATGCAAACGATATACATTGAATCGGATAAAATATGGCTTGCACCAGAGTTCAAAGTCAATGTGTCGTGCCTCGGGAgggcaattttgaaaaatctaagcGAAAGCGACCCAAAAAGGACCTTTGAAATAAATCATGACACCGGAACTCGACTGACAGTTGAGGATGTTCGATATCAAACGATAACAGTCGCCCAGAATCTATTGGGACTGGGTGTAGAAAAAGGCGATACAATTGTTCTGTATTCAAAATCCAACGAAAGAATAACACCAATTACTTTTGCTTGTTACACAATCGGAGCAcctgtcaatttttttgaaacaaacctCGATCATG ATGCCATAATTTATAACTTGGGAATACTTGATCCAACGGTAATTATTTACGAAGTTGAATACATGCCACAGCTGTTTACAGCTCTGAAGTTTCTTAAGCTTGCAAATCTCAAGCACATCCTCAGCATAGATTCCTTTGAAACTGCATCAGTTGACGAGGTGCTCTTTCAACCAACTTCTACTGTCaatatcaaaagttttcaacCCCCTGACTTGGGAGATCCGCAAAATGTGCCAGCAGCTTATATGTTTACTGCAGGTTCCACTGGAATGCCACGAATAATCCAGCTCTCACATGCGATGTTGATCCAGGGCTTATATAACTCGTGGCAAGTCGACTCAGAGAGCATAATCTTCTGTTTCAGTGATTGTCGATGGATCTGCCAGGTTTTGTTAATGATGCAACCGGCGTTTTTTGGTGCCCAATGGATATATAGCTCGAGGCCCGATTATGATCAGAGATCAAAAGACGGGAAGGATATAATAGCTAAATACAAAGTTACGCATTATATCGATGTGCCGAAGGGTTTCTTAAGTGTTTTGCAAGCTACAGAGTTTTCCAGTGACCCATCATGCCTGAGTTCCTTGAGGTCGGCGTTGATAGGTGGCGAAACTGTTTTGAAATCCTTGCTGGACTACTCGGCAAAGATTGTTCCGAGCTGCAAGGTCATCAATGGCTATAGAATGACCGAAATGGCTGGTGTTGTTGTTTCAAACGAACTCGTTAACATAAAGCCCGATGGCGATGGCTTGCAGGGAGGAGCTCTAAAAAATGGACTGATGGCGAAAATTgtcgatgatgatgaaaaatccTTAGGACCGAATCAAATGGGAAGGTTGTGCTTGAAATCGATATTTCCTTTCTTGGGATATTTGAAAGATGAAAAAGCCAACAaggagatatttttaaaaggagGATGGTTCGATACGGGAGACTTCTCGTACATGGATTCGAGCAATTTGTTGAATATTGTCACACGTTATGAAAACTTGGTGAGGTCTTCTGGAATAAtt GTCATACCAAATGATGTCGAAAATGTTATAAATAGTCATCCCAATGTTTTGACATCTGCCCTAGTCGGacatccaaatttaaaaaattccaaagaaGAACTTGGAACTGTGTTTGTAGTAttaaaaaggaatttttttccaaattccatTGAAGAGGAACTGAGAGAGTTAATCAAGGAAAAACTCACAAAGGAACAGcttcaaattgtaaaatatttcaaagtgaTTCCAGAAATGCCCTTAACGAATTGTGGCAAAACAGATAGATGGGCTCTTAAGGTCTTGGCTAATGAAGAGTCTAGAATGTtgtgttaa
- the LOC129945871 gene encoding protein roadkill-like, producing MNLNQPKAGETILTQSNKHVAKCTWVINNFSYIQKELGTKIESPKFLAPFNSDIQFSLDLYPFGFRDDNKGWLSIYAKTVSESGVRAKYKTCILNSNPERSKISQSNDVKLLKASQTLGHYKIMPLVDLMEENNCFLSEDKLTILCEISFICDSINISGIAPFKIPECKIAEDFGNLLDSRKLSDVIIIAGEHKQELPAHKAILAARSNVFAAMFEYEMKEAKSNTITITDIDCEVLHEMLRFIYTGNTRNLKEMAKELLAAADKYELTILKALSEEAVFAELSIENAIEILSFADLYSAKQLKEKTIIFIKAHAKEIIKTDGWQTMKKALSYLAVELFEQLCTENEDDCQNLPSPDP from the coding sequence atgaatttaaatcaaCCAAAAGCTGGCGAAACTATTCTGACTCAGTCAAATAAACACGTAGCCAAATGTACGTGGGTTATAAATAATTTCAGCTACATTCAAAAAGAACTTGGTACAAAGATTGAATCTCCCAAGTTTTTGGCACCATTCAATAGCGATATTCAATTTAGTTTAGATCTCTATCCATTTGGTTTCAGGGATGATAATAAGGGTTGGTTATCGATATATGCCAAAACAGTGTCTGAATCTGGAGTTCGTGCAAAGTATAAAACATGCATCTTAAATTCTAATCCTGAAAGGTCAAAGATTTCTCAATCAAATgatgttaaattattaaaagcaaGCCAGACTTTGGGTCATTACAAAATTATGCCACTTGTTGATTTAATGgaagaaaataattgttttttgtctGAGGATAAATTAACAATCTTGTGCGAAATTAGTTTCATCTGTGATAGCATTAATATCTCTGGTATTGCCCCATTTAAAATTCCTGAGTGTAAGATCGCGGAAGATTTTGGTAATCTGCTTGATAGTCGTAAATTAAGTGACGTCATAATAATAGCTGGTGAACATAAACAAGAACTTCCAGCTCACAAAGCAATCTTGGCTGCTCGAAGTAATGTTTTTGCTGCAATGTTCGAATATGAAATGAAGGAGGCTAAGTCAAATACCATCACCATAACGGATATTGATTGTGAAGTGCTTCATGAAATGCTACGTTTCATTTACACAGGAAACACTCGGAATTTGAAAGAAATGGCCAAAGAACTTTTAGCAGCTGCTGATAAGTATGAATTGACAATCTTGAAGGCGTTGTCGGAGGAAGCTGTGTTTGCCGAGTTATCAATTGAAAATGCTATTGAAATTTTATCCTTCGCCGATCTCTATAGTGCTAAACAATTGAAAGagaaaactattatttttattaaagctcATGCTAAGGAGATTATTAAAACGGATGGATGGCAAACCATGAAGAAAGCTCTATCGTATTTGGCTGTGGAGTTATTTGAACAATTATGCACAGAAAATGAAGATGATTGTCAGAACTTACCATCGCCAGATCCATGA
- the LOC129946497 gene encoding nuclear nucleic acid-binding protein C1D, which translates to MSHIDFGELKNDTNFTSIVNNFSKSLDEIDAIITEAINYKDYDELTTEEKVKFDNYLAYTTNSLYWMYVKLNGLDPNAHGIKNELSRVRQSMLRDKQIHERNTIRPVLDKSAAGRFIRHGLHDRSNRDEEHENENEELMETAPPKPLNKKIIFDNDSD; encoded by the exons ATGTCGCACATAGATTTTGGTGAATTAAAAAACGACACAAATTTCACAtcaattgttaataatttttcaaaaagcttggATGAAATCGATGCAATTATAACCGAAGCTATTAATTACAAAGATTACGATGAACTGACAACAGaggaaaaagttaaatttgacaattatttgGCTTACACCACAAATTCCTTATATTGGATGTATGTTAAGCTCAACGGATTGGATCCAAATGCT CATGGAATCAAAAATGAACTATCCAGAGTTCGGCAGTCCATGTTGCGGGACAAACAAATTCACGAAAGGAACACAATTCGGCCAGTTCTTGATAAAAGTGCAGCTGGACGATTTATAAGACATGGTTTGCACGATAGATCAAATCGAGATGAGgaacatgaaaatgaaaatgaagaacTAATGGAAACAGCACCACCAAAACCATTgaataagaaaattatatttgataACGATTCGGACTGA
- the LOC129945524 gene encoding nucleic acid dioxygenase ALKBH1, with protein MFKDSFKFYKAKWPIPDFSDVLDFDNCTAKGIKEFGLDVDSIYEDVLPGLKPVYSWKCYEIVDRPGLIFIRNPFTPQGQRYWMTRCIRDYPKSPNVVNLSKKLFSQSVIDDWWNSFQNCSDKDDKRRMKVAMRWTTLGYHHDWDSKHYSEKMKNKFPSDLAQLSEFFSKALHLGKYSAEAAIVNYYPIGTTLAGHTDHSEADLEAPLFSFSFGQTAIFLIGGTTKEEKPAALFLRSGDVVVMAKESRLCYHAVPRVMKANLESWNDFPSVYKCEIEPPTNDWDLDTQLFENCADENFWSPFRQFVNDSRININVRQVLREGQLSL; from the exons ATGTTCAaagattcttttaaattttacaaagcCAAATGGCCAATTCCCGATTTTAGCGATGTCCTGGATTTCGATAATTGTACAGCGAAA GGAATCAAGGAGTTTGGCCTGGATGTCGATAGTATTTACGAAGATGTATTGCCTGGTCTAAAGCCAGTATACTCATGGAAATGTTACGAGATAGTCGATCGTCCTGGACTTATTTTCATACGAAATCCCTTCACACCTCAGGGACAACGCTACTGGATGACCAGGTGTATTCGAGACTATCCCAAAAGTCCGAACGTTGTGAATCTTAGCAAAAAGCTATTCTCACAGTCAGTTATCGATGATTGGTGGAACTCGTTTCAAAATTGTTCCGACAAAGACGACAAGCGACGTATGAAAGTCGCGATGAGATGGACCACGCTTGGCTATCACCACGACTGGGATAGCAAACATTATAGCGAAAAGATGAAGAATAAATTTCCCTCGGATTTGGCCCAGTTAAGCGAATTCTTTTCGAAAGCCTTGCACCTGGGCAAGTATTCGGCAGAAGCTGCCATAGTCAACTACTATCCCATCGGAACAACATTGGCTGGGCACACTGACCACTCCGAAGCTGATCTCGAAGCgcctttgttttcttttagctTCGGACAAACAGCGATCTTTCTCATAGGAGGAACCACGAAAGAAGAAAAGCCAGCGGCTCTGTTTCTCCGGAGTGGCGATGTGGTGGTCATGGCCAAAGAGAGTCGACTGTGCTATCATGCAGTACCCAGAGTCATGAAGGCCAACCTTGAGAGTTGGAatgattttcc ttctgtttataaatGTGAAATTGAGCCTCCCACAAATGATTGGGACCTGGACACTCAGCTATTTGAAAACTGCGCCGATGAGAACTTTTGGAGTCCGTTTAGGCAGTTTGTAAACGATTCTAGAATAAATATCAATGTGAGACAGGTTCTGAGGGAAGGGCAGTTATCGCTGTAg